The Pyrenophora tritici-repentis strain M4 chromosome 9, whole genome shotgun sequence sequence CTTAGATTATCTGGCGGCTTTTTTCTATAAAATGCCATGTGCTAGACAACAATTCGTATGCGTCAAGTTGCGGTTCTGCTCGCTGCTGCGTTCCGATTATGGATGGTAGCTTTGTAACCACGTGACtagagtcacatgatatcCTATTGTagcaggcactgcccggtgggcaaaTGCACTTACCTCTGAGCCGAGAGCTCTTGTGCAGATACATCAAAACACGACAATAGATAGCAATACAATTGTTGATCCACAGCCTCCACCCGACACTGCTCACGCAGTTACAAGCTTCCTTAACAACTGTGGACCTCTCATGTCAATGTCTGCCGTCCGACTCTTTCCCTCTCCACGACACACCGAAAATATGTCGCACAGTCCTGGGTAAGTCTCTCAGCACAGTATGAACCTTTTACATCTCCGGCTCGCAACAGCCACCAGTGCTATCGAGCTACCAGAACCCGCTGCACTCCAGCCACCCAAGCGAATCGCCCGAGCAAAAGTGAAAAAGCTTTCAGCAAGTATCGAAGGCCTGGATGAGGAAACTTCAAGACTTCAGAAAGTTGGTAGCGATAAACAGAAGGTCTTCGATGTTTTGCACGCTGAGCAAACATGGGAAGACAAGGTGCGGCTAGATATGGACGCACAAAAGCAGAAGATGTCACAGTATCGTGCAACTATTCGAGATTTACAAAAGCGTCCCACGGCCAAGCAGTGGAAAGAAGCAACATCGAGAATCGATACTCTCAGACAACGGCCCACAACAGAAACCCTCCGACCCGCAGCCACAGCCGCGACCGATCCCATCCAGAGAGATCTGGACACACGTATACAAGAGTGCGAGAGGCTGAAGAAGCGGCCAACAAAAGCAGATCTGAAAGATGCTGTCGCAAAAGCAGAGCTTCCATTAGAAGATACAATCCGACAGCTCAAGAAAAGATCTATACTCAGTTATCTAGATGACTCTGTAAACTCAGCGAAAGAGCCACTAGAGGCTCAGATCAAGGAGCTCGAGAAGCGGCCAACAGATGAAAATCTAGCAGAAGATATTAAGAAGGCGAAACAGTCGTTACAAGATACGACATCTAAGCTCGAAAAGCGTCCTACGCAACAGGCCCTCACAGAAGCTGTCGCGGCAGCAAAAGAGCTAGAAAAGCGGCCAACGGATAAGCATCTAGCAGAAGCTGTTGAACAGGCGAAACGGTCGTTACAATATACAATTTCTAAGCTCGAGAGCCGGCCTACGCAACGGGACCTTGCTGTCGCTGTCGCAGCAGCAGAAGGGCCGTTGCAGGTCAGGATTGATAGGCTCGATCAGGATCTCTCACACGCTGTCGCAGCTCATGGGAGACTACAGGGCGATAT is a genomic window containing:
- a CDS encoding Cast multi-domain protein gives rise to the protein MNLLHLRLATATSAIELPEPAALQPPKRIARAKVKKLSASIEGLDEETSRLQKVGSDKQKVFDVLHAEQTWEDKVRLDMDAQKQKMSQYRATIRDLQKRPTAKQWKEATSRIDTLRQRPTTETLRPAATAATDPIQRDLDTRIQECERLKKRPTKADLKDAVAKAELPLEDTIRQLKKRSILSYLDDSVNSAKEPLEAQIKELEKRPTDENLAEDIKKAKQSLQDTTSKLEKRPTQQALTEAVAAAKELEKRPTDKHLAEAVEQAKRSLQYTISKLESRPTQRDLAVAVAAAEGPLQVRIDRLDQDLSHAVAAHGRLQGDIDRLSKRPTQTMVQKAIDEATLPLRNQNGGLQTQLDEPRASVVRLEQRPTQQDLDAAVNTATKPLQEQKGNLESQSGEMRSELDISGNLVTTTQDMLKKEQESHRTTQMDLDDKIQRLEQTKKEHKDEVALLKGNTSKKEQELASLQLDISTKSQELTKLKLDVSIKDQDLTKLNLDARQKAEDQAKQDQAASEQISSLKDEVQAVEKTRDEQTQEKTTKIDLHPGTRSQLGKSTAGTL